ttactataactttttgtttttgtttttggacatcccataattggtgtttttcctcttttttttttttttacaaaatatactACTACTTTTTGAAAAGACTATAATTGAACCATTAGCAgcctttttaggcattttaaaatttcaccatttttgacaaaaattgacatgctaTATAGTAtgaattttttctgaggtcatTTATGGACATCCcgtaatatgtttttttttttggacaaactatactactacacgTATCAACAAGTTGACCATTTTTGAcgaaaatcaacatactatagtatgatttttttttgagggggtcatttttcgACATccaataatatggtgtttttctcatttctgtCCAAATTATGGTCTGAtatatatcaacagactataattgaccgatttgaagcatttttagccatttttaaatttgagcatgtttgacaaaaatcaacatgctttactatgacttttttgttttgtttttggacatcctataattggtgtttttcctctATTTTCTGACAAAATATACAAGTACTTTATCAACGGACTATAATTGAACCATTAGAAGCATTTTTAGGATtatttgctatttttggacaaactatagtACCAAATGTATGATCGGAGTATAATTAAccaatttgaagcatttttaggcattttaaaatttgaccatttttcacaaaaatagACATATCCTGGATGAAgagattattatatttaaacagCTGACATTTTCTGTGTGAAGTCACTTCATCTTTATGTTTGCCTCTCTTCTGGAATAAACTCACCATTTTCCGGTTCAGTCTGGTCATAATGTCTCTGCCGAGTGTGAAAAAGGCCTGCACAGGAAAATCAAAcatcaaaatattttcttattttctccaaaatacaaaacataaagtGACGAGTCATGAATAAAGCACTGAGTCGTGGCTCACCTCCTCCACGTTGATGCCTGACTTGGCGCTGGTTTCCAGGAACTTGATCCCGTAATCGATCGCCAGCTGAACAAGAAGACAAGAAGAAAACTTCAGTCAGATTCTTTAAACTCTTCTCTGAAATCACAAACTAATCTGAAGAAATCTGTTTGATTTAGAAGAACTTACactaatataattattataattatcatgaCATGTATTCATCttctaataatttaaatatttaaagtttcttgttctatttaatttaagttaaattaaatgtatttttattataatatagattgtgtttctttttattcacATATATTAAATCCCTCTTGATATTTAaataacattatatacattaggTTTGTTACCTTCTCTCCTCGCTCTCTGGACACTTGTCTCTTGTCGTTCATGTCACATTTGTTTCCCAGAACCATTCGCTCCACGTCTGAGGAGGCGTGCTGCGAACAGAGTTACTGTTAGTCACATGACCCGTCACATGACCATCAATAAATTAATCATGTGACTTTATTTGGTGCTCTGATTGGCCACCAGGTGGCGGCAAGGTGACATCACGTTTCCTGTTTaatcatgtgatgatgtcagagggggcgtggcctacCTCCTCAATGTTGCGGATCCAGTTCCTGATGTTGTCGAAGGATTTCTCGGTGGTGATGTCATACACCAGCATGATGCCCTgcaacagacaggaagtgatgtcagacaggaagtgacatcataaattagatgataaataataaagttaaatgTTTATCTGATAAATCATATTTAAGCATAAACAAAGTTTATGTGAAGTAAATCTTAAGTCAGTTTCTGATATTTAAATCATGTCATCTTAGATGcagcagggggcggggcttaccATAGCTCCTCTGTAATAGGCTGTCGTGATCGTCCTGAACCGCTCCTGTCCCGCCGTGTCCCTACAGAGACACCCAGTCAACCCcgtattataatgataataacacatAATTAACATTATCAACTCATTATTAACACATTAATAACATGTTATCATCATGTTAATCATAATAGCATGTTAACAGAATAACATGTTATTCACATGTTAATGACATGTTATTGTCACTACATTAACATGTTAATAACATgtaattttataattattattttatttcacatcacaacattttatttattatgttattaacaTGATATTAACATGCTAACAAATGATCACAATATTACTATGATATTAACATGTGAAcatgttattacaatgttatTAACACATTCTTACAGTTATCATGTTATCATTTGTTATTAACACATTAATAACATGTCATGTTATTATGTTATCTGTTATTAACACAATAATAAGATGTTATCGTcatgttatttgttattatgtgttattAACATGTTATCTGTtattaacatgttaacatgttattAACGTTATTAACACGTTAGAGTGAAAGCAGCTGATTTATTGATCAGCGTGTTGATCGACGGACTCACCAGATCTGAAGTTTGATTTTCTTTCCGTCCAGTTCGATCGTTCGTATTTTAAAGTCGattcctgaaaaacaaaaagaagaaacagcTGAAACACAGAAAAGTCTGCTGCAGGACAGCAACACCTACTCCACCTAGATGGAGATGaatcagattattattattagtatcatcatcattattatcataattattattattattaataatattatcattattattagtgaTCAGAGCAGCATCCTGGAGGTTTTCAGCTGCCGTGGTTAACTCCACCCTCTTGgggtgtgtgtttatttctggACCTGTCAGCTGACTGGGTGTGTCTCTGTGAGGAAGTCAGACACATTTCTAACGAAACGTTACTTCctgaatctgaaaaaaaatgtgttttccacAAAGCTGCGGAAGCAAAGTCTGACAGTCTGATGGCTGCTTCCTGCTCAGAGGAAACAGAAGCTCACACCGACTCTCACAGCGTCGGTTTGATTCCCTGAACAGCTCGACCTGCCACAGAGTCctccagcaacacacacacacacacacacacacacacacacacacacacacacacacacacacacacacacacacaaatcctccAAGTCATActacaaaacaaaactgcaacaaTCATTGTCGTTATTAAACTGCAGAGATACAAAGCTGCAGAGATAAAGAGCTACagagataaatagatagaaatCTCTAAACTTTGTGTTCTGTTGATgttttaaatcaataattatTTTAGTTAAGTATAAAAATGAATCTGAATGTTTTTGGTTCAGCTGATGAACTTTGAACAGGAAACTGATCACAAACAGCTGACTCGttctttctgcttttattctgtAATCAGGAAGTGAAACCAGGCGCCGCTGGTTGTTACGGAAACGTGCAGAGAGGTCAACGACCTCAGAAAGCCAACGGTCCCGCCTGAAACATGTCACTCTGACATTAAACTGATTAACAGGCTCATTCTGCTCCATTCTGCTCCTATAGACGAGTCTTTGTCTGTTTaaatacattcacacacacacacacacacacacagtcagaggtCAGCTGACTCTCATGGGATGCCGGTCGGCACGGCGACAGAGCGTCCTCTGTCCGTCCACAGCAGCAGAGGATTGTGGGAACTCATTTCACATTCATACAGCTGAACTGGGAGGAAACcacctgatgacatcactgatgAGACAGGTCTGAATGATCtctgaggcttttattttgtaggaacTTTTTACGAACATGCTCTTTCGTTTTTACATGAAGAAAAAACGATTGACACAACAAaaactgttagcttagcatcaacataaaggtcagaggtcaccatAATGTCTATAACTAGCtgcaacacagacacaaacacacacacacaaacacacacacagagcagtgtGCAGACAGAAGAAGACACTTCCTGTTTCCATCAGGAAGACAAAAGAGCGACACACACGCTGCTTCTCGCCGTCATGCACCGGAAACACACCACGTGTctgtatgtttctgtgtgtgtgggtgggtgagtgcgtgcatgtgtgtctctgtgctgAAACAGAACCAACACTAAAttgtgatgtttgttttatcCGACCGACCCGTACGGATCAATGAGGAGAAATACTGACAGAACATGTGATTCTGAATCAGGctgcaacctccgggtctgagcagtgaggcaggAAGTtccttcagctgcattctaccagaGACTCCAGCAGGCGGTGCTGACAggtgcagaagcatttgggtccattcatttcaatacaaaatgagaaaacttctcacttgatttcttccctcagaatttttttaggacaacactatggtctcaatcgctagtaaaaaatcttcaagacaatttgatgttattagctcaaataatggccccatttagaagaaaatagaaaataaagaatcgtatgttttggggcgtggctaccttgatTGACAGATGgctaacaaggcaagccgtcatcaggagagtagcagaacaatgcgtatccacggcaacgtgtcaataaagttaaatatataaaaggcCGTTtcgcggtttggtctcataactttgaccctttcactgtattttcacttaatgtttatttgaacgttttcattaaatgtcttgttcagtgtttggttggactaacagactccaaggagtcgctggtcaATGTTCAGGTCAGTAAACAACATTTAACCTAAcatcagttaatgctaacatgagtcagtcaggttgaggtgtagaggctgtagtcagtgatcagatccctctcctcctccacagtccagatatggtctgctccctgtatcggaaacaagatggaggcgagtgtaacgctgaactcgatgcctcaaacgggccacaaagcaatttattattattataaattggtttgtggcccgtttgtgtattatttatacagtctgggGTCTGCAGTGTTATCATCAGTCTGAAACACACAACctcataaatattataaacaccAGGTTCAGTGATCAGTCTGCAGCTGACAGAGCTTTATAAATAATCTCACGTCCTTAAACTTCATCATCACTGActaacaaagagacagagacgaTCAGAGATCAGGAGACACTGAGAGATAAACGAGATAAATCGCAGAggaggaaataataaaaatattactgtgAGAAACAATAAGAGCACAGATTGTCTCAATATTAAAGACAAACTGTGACGCTGTTGCTCTATGAAAACTGTGACATAAGATAAACCCCGCCCCCAGGAGGAGCCAACTAAAGAAcgttcataggaatgaacagagccCCGCCTCCAACACTGGATCAGTGCAATGACTAAAAAGTTTTACTGTTTAATGGAACAATTCTGACAATGTCGAAGTACGGCGATCGGAGCGTCACAGTGGGCGGCGGAgaacttaatttaattttcatgtTAGAAACTCAGTGGCTTCCTGTTAGCAACAactttaatttttctttcttccatttttttttttttacttttatatacttttttttttttagatacttTTTGTTTTACTGTCCATGTTGTTATgaactttaatttgttttaatgaaCTTTAATTGAAACACTGAATGGAGTTTGTAAACTCAAAGATATATTCTAGTTTCTATTTGTTGCTGATCAGAAAAAATGATCCGCACCGTTCAGTCAGCTGTGTCCCGTTCCACCTGTAGGAGGAGGAGTTTACCGGGTATTTACCGGGTATTACCGGACTCACCGATGGTGGAGATGAAGGTGGTGTTGAAGGCGTCCTCGCTGAACCGGAACAGCAGGCAGGTCTTCCCGACGCCGCTGTCCCCGATCAGCAGCAGCTTGAACAAATAGTCGTAGGTCTTCGCCATGTTCCGGTCCGGCGGACTGACGGACCCTCCGGGACTGTGACGGACCCTCCGGCCCGCTTTGAGTCTCGGTTCCGGGCTGTCGGAGGTTCGGTGCTGGTTCTACTGGGACAGACCGACAGGAAGCAGGAAACGGTCCGCAAAAAGCTACCGACAACACATCGCGAGACATCCAGGGCGagcttttcacaataaaacacttcCCGCAGCGCAGgaagactaaataaataaatatgtacacataaataaatataggccTTCCATGAATATACATAAgttatacatttaaatgaaaaatacaaagaaataagcacatttagaataaatatttaaatcattttatacaaGAAAATATTCATTATGTGTTcatatgttatttattaatcattatttcttatatattttctttttctttcttttaacataaaatcaccaataaaTCAGTGTGAActgattttatttgtattattcctacatgttaaaaagtatgtttcaaaacttcaaaaaatgtatttatatttttccaaatgttttatatatttatattaatatataagtTTAATGTATTTGTGATTCTATGTGTCATAATATTCTTTTTATAATTGATccattaatgttgcagctggacATTAATATTAATGACTTTATGCTCTGCTAATAATTCATCATCAGGgtgattatattttgtattaataatgtttttagaGTTAAATATTGAGTTGAATAGAATCAGCATGCGCTCTatctaacaataataattaaaaaatttttttaaataaacgaCTAAATTCGTGAGCTTTTACTTTGCAGGGGACACCTCTGTGTTTCCGGTCTCTTGACAGCTTGACGCAGCCCGGAAACGAGGGGCGTGTCCACGTGACGTCACCACGAGGGAGCGGcggtgaaaatataaaaaattaatagtaataataataatgataataatatacagGTTAATTTTGACGGTAACAGGAAAGAaggactgtttttattttacccaccacaataaaatacaaaaagaaaaattgaaatgtttttatgaacTGATGAAACATTTTGAGTCATTTACTTTATTCTAAACGTATTTAACGGTTTGTGTgaaaatattcatgtttgtCTTTCCtaaagtcaaataaattatttgaaaaatgaaCCAATTTGctgttaaatgtaccaaaattatattataaattacaGTATCATGTGATAGAATGTGactatttcatttcattctgtAATTCAGAAATATCAAATCATTAAAGTCTGCataaatagatatatatatttttgtacatacatttaatggtttattattcatgtatttattgagtCGTAACACGTGAATAAATGAACCATTTATCTTCCTTTTATGTGCATTAATAAACATGTTGTCTTTGAAGcttcagaaatatatatataatataaatatatatatatataaatataaatatacataaatatatatatatctatatagttataaatacatagttaaataatacatatatatttctataaatacacacatacacttgtTAAAAGATAAATCAAATCCGTGTGATCTTTCAAACAGCCCTTTTTATTGATGAAGGTATTAAAGCAGCGAGATGCAGAGAGGCAGCtgatacacaaaaaataaataagttacgGCTACAGGACTACCGTTACAAAAATAAGCAAATCTCCAGAAAACAAagctgataaaataataattattattattgttattaataatatcGATGGTACTCTGAGTAAAAACAATCCTCCAACAGTTTCATTCTGAATTGGTCATGTGAATTTGTGCGTATGTTTGCTGTGAATGTTTCATGTTAACAGGTCGGGCAGCCGCATAGACTTCGCCCCCTCTATAGAAGCCCCGCCCCTCCGCAGAAGCCCGACCTCCTcacacctgctgctgcttcacagaagaaaaacagattttcttCTTTATGTAAATACAGAAACTACAGCTGATCGatactgcagagaggagaggaggaggggtcagcagatggagggggaggaggaggagagggaggaggagcagactCCCCCCCGCAGCTCCGTGTTTTCAGGGCAGGTCCTCAATGCGACGGCAGATTTCAGCTGTAAACTCTGAACACTTTGAGTTTCCTCCAAGATCCTTGGTCagcacctggacacacacacggacaaataataatatcatattaAATCATCACAGTTTAACTGAGTGAATCGTGTCTCTGTATGATTATTTCCTCGTCAGTGTGTTAGGTTCAGGGTcagtggggaaattcaacctctgaaTTTAACCCATTACTGCCCAGGGAGCTGTGGGGGTTAGGTGACTTGCTCAAAGACACTCCAGTCCTGGGATCCCCCCCCCCGCCCGCCCCTGATGCTGGTCCCTGTGTGACTGGTACCTTTTTGTCCCTGATGGTGTCGAAGCAGGCCGTCTGGATCTTGTGGCCGTGGTCATGGAGGCCCATGTGGCGCAGCATCATGACGGCACTCAGCAGCAGAGCGGTCGGGTTCGCCATGTCCAGCCCAGCGATGTCTGGCGCCGTGCCGTGCACCTGAGGGGTTAATATCATGTTTTACCTAGTCATTAGGGGTGTGAAGATACTCTTAGCTCACAAGACGAGACGAGACAAGACGAGATTTTAacaaaactacaatgacaaaatatatgactggaccaacagacttttcatgcattttgtttttgttttgttttattataactctttatatgcatgatgtaggcatgggcttttaataaacttcttcttccacaaattgaaactaaaactaaaatttataaaagttaaaataagatagataaaaaaataaaatccaccagagggattaatgagaccccggaggtgacgtttggtaatcgcttagcaacagtttcgactgtgatccgtgatcacatacacgacggattaaacacaggagacgcaactgtggccgccgtcgctaactgcgcaacatcagcagctgatcaaaacaatgcagcatggctaattatcataaacatagcgatctttaattaaccggcattgctaac
The Centropristis striata isolate RG_2023a ecotype Rhode Island chromosome 2, C.striata_1.0, whole genome shotgun sequence DNA segment above includes these coding regions:
- the LOC131989650 gene encoding ras-related protein Rab-8B, which encodes MAKTYDYLFKLLLIGDSGVGKTCLLFRFSEDAFNTTFISTIGIDFKIRTIELDGKKIKLQIWDTAGQERFRTITTAYYRGAMGIMLVYDITTEKSFDNIRNWIRNIEEHASSDVERMVLGNKCDMNDKRQVSRERGEKLAIDYGIKFLETSAKSGINVEEAFFTLGRDIMTRLNRKMNDNNPPGGGGGAMKITEARSKKSFFRCSLL